One Mesomycoplasma molare genomic window carries:
- a CDS encoding TlyA family RNA methyltransferase translates to MKKKLIDILKEKNIANAESLIRTSKVIVNGEIITTPGFIVNELQSKIEVKNNEKEWVSRGAFKLIEAIKKFNLDFTDKIVLDIGSSTGGFTEVSLKYGAKKVFALDSGTNQLDYKLRINPKVEVYEKTNLKNINFSLFNEYIDIVVCDVSFISLKEVFKVINFVIHDDSKLMLLIKPQFEASRKYVKEGGFVEEKYHDFLINRVKEYGIEHGFKMTKIDRSPILGNKSKNIEYISLFEKVKND, encoded by the coding sequence ATGAAAAAGAAACTTATAGATATTTTAAAAGAAAAAAACATAGCTAATGCAGAATCTTTAATAAGAACGTCCAAAGTAATAGTTAATGGAGAAATTATTACAACACCTGGATTTATTGTTAATGAATTACAATCTAAAATTGAAGTAAAAAATAATGAAAAAGAATGGGTGTCTAGAGGGGCTTTTAAATTAATTGAAGCGATTAAAAAATTTAATTTAGATTTTACAGATAAGATTGTTTTAGATATAGGTTCATCTACAGGGGGATTTACAGAAGTTTCTTTAAAATATGGAGCAAAAAAAGTTTTTGCTCTTGATTCTGGAACTAACCAACTAGATTATAAACTAAGAATCAATCCTAAAGTTGAAGTGTATGAAAAAACTAACTTAAAAAATATTAACTTTTCGTTATTTAATGAATATATTGATATTGTAGTTTGCGATGTTTCTTTTATAAGTTTAAAAGAAGTTTTTAAAGTAATTAATTTTGTAATACACGATGATAGTAAATTAATGCTTTTAATAAAGCCGCAGTTCGAAGCAAGTAGAAAATATGTAAAAGAAGGTGGTTTTGTAGAAGAAAAGTATCACGATTTTTTAATTAATAGAGTTAAAGAATATGGAATAGAACACGGTTTTAAGATGACTAAAATCGATAGATCACCTATTTTAGGAAATAAATCTAAAAACATTGAATATATTAGTTTATTTGAGAAGGTAAAAAATGATTAA
- the rpsB gene encoding 30S ribosomal protein S2, which translates to MTEKKETQTIKETPQVSEREIVSKQKLLEAGTYFGHKSSQWNPKMKPYIHTKKLGTHIIDILKTKRALEFAYKLVYKTAQKGASFIFVGTKRQAKKAVEEQALRTNSIYVSERWLGGTLTNNRTIFSRVRQMEDLEKLAETNFDGYTKKEGVLKTKELEKLQKNLQGIRNMKRLPEVMIIADPKNDLIAIKEAKKKGIKVIGILDTDTDPEWVDFGIPANDDSVKSITLILTILADAIVAAKNGKQLFAYQEDEKVVLPEDPDKEKRENNQQRRFNNNFQQNKENKKEDKE; encoded by the coding sequence ATGACAGAAAAAAAAGAAACACAAACAATAAAAGAAACTCCGCAAGTATCAGAAAGAGAAATAGTTTCTAAACAAAAATTATTAGAAGCAGGGACTTATTTTGGGCACAAATCATCTCAATGAAACCCTAAAATGAAACCTTATATTCATACAAAAAAATTAGGTACACATATAATTGATATTTTAAAAACTAAAAGAGCTTTAGAATTTGCTTACAAATTAGTTTATAAAACAGCTCAAAAAGGTGCATCATTTATCTTTGTAGGTACAAAAAGACAAGCTAAAAAGGCGGTTGAAGAACAAGCTTTAAGAACAAATTCAATTTATGTATCAGAAAGATGATTAGGTGGTACTTTAACTAACAATAGAACTATTTTTTCTAGAGTTAGACAAATGGAAGATTTAGAAAAATTAGCAGAAACAAATTTTGATGGTTATACCAAAAAAGAAGGAGTTTTAAAAACTAAAGAATTAGAAAAACTTCAAAAAAACTTACAAGGTATCAGAAATATGAAAAGACTTCCTGAAGTTATGATTATTGCTGATCCTAAAAATGATCTAATTGCTATTAAAGAAGCTAAGAAAAAAGGTATAAAAGTTATCGGTATTTTAGATACAGATACAGATCCAGAATGAGTAGATTTTGGTATCCCTGCAAATGATGATTCTGTAAAATCAATCACATTAATTTTAACAATCTTAGCAGATGCTATAGTTGCTGCTAAAAATGGAAAACAATTATTTGCATATCAAGAAGATGAAAAAGTTGTTTTACCAGAAGATCCAGATAAAGAAAAAAGAGAAAACAATCAACAAAGAAGATTTAATAATAACTTCCAACAAAATAAAGAAAACAAAAAAGAAGATAAGGAGTAA
- a CDS encoding phospholipase D-like domain-containing protein yields the protein MDAKIPWLLLIIFLPLIGPILYLVYGRKYRNVINKTNKNFIIDNNIEIYDKDQKEIFNNFSNIFKRNVKNFNSETFFNGYLFFKQLINDMENAKKYIFIEIFIIKNHFIWNKIRDVLIKKAKEGIEIRMILDSFGTSYIKRKEWKELEKLGINIIFYNKIYYPFIHSNNFYRIHKKIFLIDGKISYIGGNNISDEYNNFSKKYGIWFDTNLKVTGNVVLDILESFIFDWNKWSKNKIENLENYFEKNIDPKISSENLGILFEGGPDDYESLLETALINLIYKAKNKIQIFTPYFVPTKRIFLAIKEALLTKKEIEVFLPGKYDKKYVKWFTEEFSTQLEELGAKIYEYKNIFSHTKALIIDEKIGYTGTMNLDVRSLYSQYEINLLISGKFVSDFIENLDYLKRKKIINEKKNNMKKNKKLFKKFLIDFFKSLL from the coding sequence ATGGATGCAAAAATTCCATGATTATTATTAATAATCTTTTTACCTTTAATAGGACCTATTTTGTATTTAGTATACGGAAGAAAATATAGAAATGTAATTAACAAAACAAATAAAAATTTTATTATTGATAATAATATTGAAATTTATGACAAAGATCAAAAAGAGATATTTAATAATTTTTCAAATATTTTCAAAAGAAATGTTAAAAATTTTAATTCTGAAACTTTTTTTAATGGTTATTTATTTTTTAAACAACTTATTAACGATATGGAAAATGCTAAAAAATACATTTTCATAGAAATTTTTATAATAAAAAATCATTTTATTTGAAACAAAATAAGAGATGTTTTGATTAAAAAAGCAAAAGAAGGTATAGAAATAAGGATGATTCTAGATTCTTTTGGTACATCATATATAAAAAGAAAAGAATGGAAAGAATTAGAAAAATTAGGTATTAATATTATCTTTTATAATAAAATTTATTATCCTTTTATTCATTCTAATAATTTTTATAGAATCCATAAGAAGATTTTTTTAATTGATGGAAAAATCTCGTATATAGGCGGAAATAATATAAGTGATGAATATAATAATTTTTCAAAAAAATATGGAATTTGATTTGATACAAATTTAAAAGTTACTGGAAATGTTGTTTTAGATATTTTAGAATCATTTATCTTTGATTGAAATAAATGATCTAAAAATAAAATAGAAAATTTGGAAAATTATTTTGAAAAAAATATAGATCCTAAAATTTCATCAGAAAACTTAGGAATATTATTCGAGGGTGGTCCTGATGATTATGAATCATTATTAGAAACTGCTTTGATAAATTTAATTTATAAAGCAAAAAATAAAATTCAAATTTTTACTCCGTATTTCGTGCCAACAAAGAGAATATTTTTAGCAATTAAGGAAGCTTTATTAACTAAAAAAGAAATAGAAGTTTTTCTTCCGGGAAAATATGACAAGAAATATGTTAAATGATTCACTGAAGAATTTTCTACTCAATTAGAAGAACTAGGTGCTAAAATATATGAATACAAAAATATTTTTTCTCATACAAAAGCTTTAATTATAGATGAAAAAATAGGTTATACAGGAACTATGAATTTAGATGTAAGAAGTCTTTATTCACAATATGAAATTAATTTATTAATTAGCGGAAAATTTGTTAGTGATTTTATAGAAAATTTAGATTATTTAAAAAGAAAAAAAATAATTAATGAGAAAAAAAATAATATGAAAAAAAATAAAAAACTATTTAAAAAATTTTTAATAGATTTTTTCAAATCTCTATTATAA
- a CDS encoding HNH endonuclease, translated as MENKKHFKIWNKIIGNTSRGIDYAGREIVKSAYGDEKSKYGWNIDHILPKSKDGKNNTENLIVAHILTNQEKGDNFSEFSANGKKFKILKKENGEWKIKEI; from the coding sequence ATGGAAAATAAAAAACATTTTAAAATTTGAAACAAAATAATAGGAAACACATCTCGAGGAATAGATTACGCAGGAAGAGAAATAGTTAAATCTGCTTATGGCGATGAAAAGAGTAAATATGGTTGAAATATAGATCATATTCTACCAAAATCTAAGGATGGTAAAAATAACACTGAAAACCTTATTGTTGCGCATATTTTGACTAACCAAGAAAAAGGTGATAATTTTTCTGAATTTTCTGCAAACGGTAAAAAATTCAAAATTCTTAAAAAAGAAAATGGTGAATGAAAAATTAAAGAAATATAA
- a CDS encoding YebC/PmpR family DNA-binding transcriptional regulator, which yields MAGHSKWANIKHRKGAQDAIRGKIFAKFSKEIMVAAAKGGGDIDTNPALRMVVSKARAKSMPKANIEKAIAKATGASKEGIDFKEVIYSGTLAGGVNFLVICLTDNMNRVSANVQSLFKKAGGQIGKQGSIPYVFDQKGILEIEKSLVDEEELMLFALENGADDFKSENEFYEIYSSPSNFLELKNAIDKKYGFEYKTAEVTYIPNQEIQLDKEKTQKLLEHLEKFEDDDDIQEVFHNMDLSVVLEND from the coding sequence ATGGCCGGACACTCAAAATGAGCTAATATAAAACACAGAAAAGGTGCTCAAGACGCAATAAGAGGAAAAATTTTTGCTAAATTTTCAAAGGAAATAATGGTAGCAGCAGCTAAAGGCGGTGGAGATATTGATACTAACCCAGCTTTAAGAATGGTTGTATCTAAAGCAAGAGCTAAATCTATGCCAAAAGCTAATATTGAAAAAGCTATAGCAAAAGCTACTGGAGCTTCAAAAGAAGGAATTGATTTTAAAGAAGTTATTTATTCAGGAACTTTAGCAGGAGGAGTAAATTTTCTTGTTATTTGTTTAACAGATAATATGAATAGAGTAAGCGCAAATGTACAATCTCTTTTTAAAAAAGCTGGCGGACAAATAGGAAAACAAGGATCTATTCCTTATGTTTTTGATCAAAAAGGGATTTTAGAAATAGAAAAATCATTAGTTGATGAAGAAGAATTAATGCTTTTTGCTTTAGAAAATGGAGCGGATGATTTTAAATCAGAAAATGAATTTTATGAAATTTATTCTAGTCCATCTAATTTCTTAGAATTAAAAAATGCTATTGATAAAAAATATGGATTCGAATATAAAACAGCAGAGGTTACTTATATACCAAACCAAGAAATTCAATTAGATAAAGAGAAAACACAAAAATTATTAGAGCATTTAGAAAAATTCGAAGACGATGATGATATACAAGAAGTATTTCATAACATGGACTTATCAGTAGTTTTAGAAAATGATTAA
- a CDS encoding helix-turn-helix domain-containing protein, which translates to MRQIANFLNVNHSTVSRELKRNSNFYGFYDHLIANEKAKIRHKHKRLFFFLKWMIIKNLANLLKIILTKQHAE; encoded by the coding sequence ATTAGACAAATTGCTAATTTTCTTAATGTCAATCACTCAACAGTGTCAAGAGAATTAAAAAGAAATTCAAATTTTTACGGATTTTATGATCATTTAATAGCAAATGAAAAAGCCAAAATAAGACATAAACATAAAAGATTGTTTTTCTTTCTCAAATGGATGATTATAAAGAATTTAGCAAACTTATTAAAGATAATTTTAACAAAGCAACATGCGGAATAA
- a CDS encoding IS30 family transposase yields the protein MDDYKEFSKLIKDNFNKATCGIKMTYNLIKEGIKNIKIPSLRTVFNWINTGKWVLTNKDRLRKHYTKGGKRKNNVIERLVQSNYVFPIWARPKHIDLRETFGHWEGDLVIGKKSAGHSSLLTLVERKSRLGIIVKVSSKNPFYINKVLYERINTLELPVESITFDNGIEFNAVGILAKKLGIKIYKADKYASFQRGTNENFNGIVRRVYKKGTDFNKVSREEILNLEKE from the coding sequence ATGGATGATTATAAAGAATTTAGCAAACTTATTAAAGATAATTTTAACAAAGCAACATGCGGAATAAAAATGACTTACAACTTAATAAAAGAAGGTATTAAAAATATTAAAATCCCTTCGCTAAGGACTGTTTTTAATTGGATTAATACAGGAAAATGAGTATTAACTAATAAAGATAGATTAAGAAAGCACTATACAAAAGGCGGAAAAAGAAAAAATAATGTTATTGAAAGACTTGTACAATCAAATTATGTTTTTCCTATTTGAGCTAGACCAAAACATATTGATTTAAGAGAAACATTTGGGCATTGAGAGGGTGATTTAGTTATAGGTAAAAAATCCGCAGGGCATTCTAGTCTTTTAACTTTAGTTGAGAGAAAAAGCAGATTAGGAATAATTGTGAAAGTATCAAGTAAAAATCCTTTTTACATTAATAAAGTGCTTTATGAAAGAATAAATACACTAGAATTACCTGTTGAAAGTATTACTTTTGATAATGGAATTGAATTTAATGCGGTTGGAATATTAGCGAAAAAATTAGGAATTAAAATTTATAAAGCCGATAAATACGCTTCTTTTCAAAGAGGAACCAATGAAAATTTTAACGGAATTGTAAGAAGGGTTTATAAGAAAGGAACTGACTTTAATAAAGTTTCTAGAGAAGAAATATTAAATCTTGAAAAAGAATAA
- the tsf gene encoding translation elongation factor Ts — protein sequence MENINKTALIKELRERTDAPMVDCKKALESSEWNVEKAIVWLQENGKAKAAKKAGRIAAEGLVSAAKNEKYAVIFEVNSETDFVAQNKQFIDLVNKIGNILLNNTFSNSEEALNLKDESGKSIDDLCVDATATIGEKIAFRRAEKIEIKETQKAGTYVHTNGRVASIVLVNGDSEEAAKNVSMQVAALNPEYTLVSEVPASVVNKLKEEFAKEIESDAKFASKPEKIKQSMIEGKLNKELSKNVLELQDFVMDSAFKVNTYLQSKKSELVKSLRFEVGEGIEKQETDFAAEVAAQVAEARKNN from the coding sequence ATGGAAAACATAAATAAAACTGCTCTTATAAAAGAATTAAGAGAAAGAACAGACGCTCCTATGGTAGATTGTAAAAAAGCTTTAGAATCTTCAGAATGAAACGTTGAAAAAGCTATTGTTTGATTACAAGAAAACGGAAAAGCAAAAGCTGCTAAAAAAGCAGGTAGAATAGCTGCTGAAGGTTTAGTTTCTGCTGCTAAAAACGAAAAATATGCCGTAATTTTTGAAGTTAATTCTGAAACAGATTTTGTTGCCCAAAACAAACAATTTATTGATTTAGTTAACAAAATTGGAAATATTTTATTAAACAATACTTTTTCTAATAGCGAAGAAGCTTTAAATTTAAAAGATGAATCAGGTAAAAGTATAGATGATCTTTGTGTAGATGCAACAGCTACAATAGGTGAAAAAATTGCTTTTAGAAGAGCGGAAAAAATAGAAATTAAAGAAACTCAAAAAGCGGGTACATATGTACATACAAACGGAAGAGTTGCATCAATAGTTCTAGTTAATGGAGATAGCGAAGAAGCTGCTAAAAATGTTTCAATGCAAGTAGCCGCATTAAATCCTGAATATACTTTAGTTTCAGAAGTTCCAGCTTCTGTTGTAAATAAGTTAAAAGAAGAGTTTGCGAAAGAAATAGAATCTGATGCTAAATTTGCTTCAAAACCTGAAAAAATAAAACAATCTATGATTGAAGGTAAATTAAATAAAGAATTATCTAAAAACGTTTTAGAATTACAAGATTTTGTAATGGATTCTGCTTTTAAAGTAAATACTTATTTACAATCTAAAAAATCTGAATTAGTAAAATCATTACGTTTTGAAGTTGGTGAAGGAATAGAAAAACAAGAAACTGATTTTGCTGCAGAAGTTGCTGCGCAAGTAGCGGAAGCTAGAAAAAATAATTAA
- a CDS encoding HPr family phosphocarrier protein, with protein sequence MEKITVVISDPIGLHARPASKIVSVSSKFKSDIKIVTSAATANAKSIMNIMSLAVKQGQEISIVAEGEDKKEAIETLKATMVENNLI encoded by the coding sequence ATGGAAAAAATAACAGTAGTAATTTCTGATCCAATTGGTTTACACGCTAGACCTGCTTCTAAAATAGTATCAGTTTCATCAAAATTTAAATCAGACATAAAAATCGTTACATCAGCAGCTACAGCTAATGCAAAATCAATTATGAATATTATGTCTTTAGCAGTTAAACAAGGTCAAGAAATTTCTATAGTTGCTGAAGGAGAAGACAAAAAAGAAGCGATAGAAACTTTAAAAGCGACAATGGTGGAAAATAATTTAATTTAA
- the hpt gene encoding hypoxanthine phosphoribosyltransferase — protein sequence MTENNIDKRIKKVLYNREFLENVIKNLAKWVNETYKDSKDLIIVGLLKGSIPFLAQLIKDVTVDHIIDFMTLSSYEGAQKSKGSVKVIMDLAYDVMDKDVLIIEDIIDSGITIEKVVELLKSKKPKSVKVLTLLNKPTGRKNNYNPDKFGIEVPHEFLVGFGLDVKEKLRNLPYIGIFDEKTFDDF from the coding sequence ATGACGGAAAATAATATAGATAAAAGAATTAAAAAAGTATTATATAATAGAGAATTTTTAGAAAACGTGATTAAAAATCTAGCTAAATGAGTTAATGAAACATATAAAGATTCAAAAGATTTAATTATAGTTGGTCTTTTAAAAGGATCTATTCCTTTTTTAGCGCAACTGATAAAAGATGTAACTGTAGATCATATAATTGATTTTATGACTTTATCTTCTTATGAAGGGGCACAAAAATCCAAAGGATCTGTAAAGGTTATTATGGATTTGGCTTATGATGTAATGGATAAAGATGTTCTCATTATTGAAGATATAATAGATTCAGGGATAACTATTGAAAAGGTTGTAGAGTTATTAAAATCCAAAAAACCTAAGAGTGTAAAGGTTTTAACTTTACTAAATAAACCTACAGGAAGAAAAAATAATTATAATCCAGATAAATTCGGAATAGAAGTACCTCATGAATTTTTAGTTGGGTTTGGCTTAGATGTTAAGGAAAAATTAAGAAATTTGCCTTATATAGGAATTTTCGACGAAAAAACCTTTGATGATTTTTAA
- a CDS encoding MAG6790 family protein gives MYQYKAVLKSTKEIIAKGHTLEDIEKEIVHFIREQKKGIHTNSNVPIEVYHIQRNKTDGTNLSKEKLVKTI, from the coding sequence ATGTATCAATATAAAGCCGTTTTAAAATCAACAAAAGAAATTATTGCAAAAGGGCATACATTAGAAGATATTGAGAAAGAAATTGTTCACTTTATAAGAGAGCAAAAAAAGGGAATACACACAAACAGTAATGTTCCTATAGAAGTTTATCACATTCAAAGAAACAAGACAGATGGAACAAATTTGTCTAAAGAAAAATTAGTTAAAACAATTTAA
- a CDS encoding transcription antitermination factor NusB gives MEQKVKNHKTRRVYREEIISVIYPFELQDIKLDSNKIFDDFDLDNQQIKTIEFIEKHYDFFKNIIIPFLSENSNWNKIKPLIRSILLLGVFELNYLDKKIVINEFVEITKDFTLKGDKDFKLVNAILDKVSKYYEENLTNSKN, from the coding sequence ATGGAACAAAAAGTAAAAAACCATAAGACTAGAAGGGTTTATAGAGAAGAAATTATTTCTGTTATCTACCCTTTTGAACTACAAGATATTAAATTAGATAGTAATAAGATTTTTGATGATTTTGATTTAGATAATCAACAAATAAAAACAATTGAATTTATAGAAAAACACTATGATTTTTTCAAAAACATTATAATTCCATTTTTGAGTGAAAATTCTAACTGAAACAAAATAAAACCCTTAATAAGATCAATCCTTTTATTAGGAGTTTTTGAACTAAATTATTTGGATAAAAAAATTGTAATTAATGAATTCGTAGAAATAACCAAAGACTTTACCTTAAAAGGAGATAAAGATTTTAAATTAGTTAATGCCATTTTAGATAAAGTTAGCAAATATTATGAAGAAAACTTGACAAATAGTAAAAATTAA
- a CDS encoding iron-sulfur cluster assembly scaffold protein, whose translation MDNNKKREIIMHHYSKPDNKLTELPNWSNNYLHSTNCVDEIWLSLKKDNNVIKDAKFKGIGCAVFLSSCDIFLNEIKNKNLEQVNQIINDYKIMINKENENFNKDILGNLIVFNDVKTHLNRLECASMIYKIVKDNIDSN comes from the coding sequence ATGGACAATAATAAAAAAAGAGAAATAATAATGCATCATTATTCAAAACCTGATAATAAATTAACTGAGTTACCTAATTGAAGTAATAATTATTTACATAGCACAAATTGTGTAGATGAAATTTGATTATCTTTAAAAAAAGATAATAATGTGATAAAAGATGCGAAATTTAAAGGAATTGGTTGTGCAGTTTTCCTTTCTTCATGTGATATATTTTTAAATGAAATAAAAAATAAAAATTTAGAACAAGTTAATCAAATAATAAATGATTATAAAATAATGATCAACAAAGAAAATGAAAATTTTAACAAAGATATTTTAGGTAATTTAATAGTTTTTAATGATGTAAAAACTCATCTAAATAGACTAGAGTGTGCATCTATGATTTATAAAATTGTAAAAGATAATATAGATAGTAATTAA
- a CDS encoding aminotransferase class V-fold PLP-dependent enzyme — translation MIKNNKFKKMFPMLENIVYLDSAALAQKPLSVIEAGVEFYSKFSISTRTSDSKIGILVQQKVDLVREKIAKLIDAKSDEIIFSSGTTESINFFSLMAKQFLKEDDEILLSYYNHSSNIVPWMQIAKELKLKIVFSKNILKDINEKTKLICYSQVTNNLNQNFNSDEIYKKAKENNAIVLNDAAQAIAHEKVTFKNSDVVVFSANKMYGPTGLGVLAIKNKILKNINPVFFGGGAVEKIESSNDWVSKKGVSAFEPGTPNLAAIWQFEKSIDLINEIKIENIHELNLELSKYLYDQLLTIKDIKIASKRGDFITLFNIKNYASQDIASYLGHKDIYVRSGNFCSKLIPLVEDENDYVRVSLAFYNDKSDIDKLIQALKEGGDFLSFL, via the coding sequence ATGATTAAAAATAATAAGTTCAAAAAAATGTTCCCTATGTTAGAAAATATAGTGTATCTCGATAGTGCAGCACTTGCGCAAAAACCTTTATCAGTTATAGAAGCTGGAGTAGAATTTTATTCTAAATTTTCCATTAGCACAAGAACTTCGGACTCAAAAATAGGTATTTTAGTTCAACAAAAAGTAGATTTAGTTAGAGAAAAAATAGCTAAATTAATTGATGCAAAAAGTGATGAAATCATCTTTAGCTCAGGAACTACTGAATCTATTAATTTTTTCTCATTAATGGCTAAACAATTTTTAAAAGAAGATGATGAAATATTACTTTCATATTATAATCATTCATCCAATATAGTTCCGTGAATGCAAATAGCTAAAGAATTAAAATTAAAAATAGTTTTTTCTAAAAACATTTTAAAAGATATAAACGAAAAAACTAAACTGATTTGTTACTCACAAGTAACTAATAATCTTAATCAAAATTTTAATAGTGATGAAATATACAAAAAAGCAAAAGAAAATAACGCTATTGTTTTAAATGATGCAGCACAAGCTATCGCTCATGAAAAAGTAACTTTCAAAAATTCTGATGTAGTTGTTTTTAGTGCTAATAAAATGTACGGACCTACCGGTTTAGGAGTTTTAGCTATTAAAAATAAAATTTTAAAAAATATAAATCCAGTATTTTTTGGAGGCGGAGCTGTAGAAAAAATAGAAAGTTCAAATGATTGAGTTTCTAAAAAAGGTGTTTCCGCTTTTGAACCGGGAACTCCAAATTTAGCAGCAATTTGACAATTTGAAAAATCTATCGATTTAATAAATGAAATAAAAATTGAAAATATTCACGAATTAAATTTAGAACTTTCTAAATATTTATATGATCAACTTTTAACAATCAAAGATATAAAAATTGCTTCAAAAAGAGGAGATTTTATAACTTTGTTTAATATAAAAAATTATGCTTCTCAAGATATTGCTTCATATTTAGGGCATAAAGATATTTACGTTAGAAGTGGTAATTTCTGTTCTAAATTAATTCCGTTAGTAGAAGATGAAAATGATTATGTTAGAGTATCATTGGCTTTTTATAATGATAAAAGTGATATTGATAAATTAATACAAGCACTTAAAGAAGGAGGAGACTTTTTAAGTTTTTTATAA